In Zingiber officinale cultivar Zhangliang chromosome 6A, Zo_v1.1, whole genome shotgun sequence, a single genomic region encodes these proteins:
- the LOC121998255 gene encoding BTB/POZ domain-containing protein At5g41330-like, translated as MPPFASAASIFSSVNNTAADPSSNVVTLNVGGQIFQTTAQTLSVAGSGSLLSSFASSAYGSAASSIPFIDRDPELFACLLSLLRTGRLPSRAASAFDPDDLLAEARFYSLHPVLLSALSHPSLFDAFALRPSLLLPLPGRDSPSALAPAPAPAADSDVSLFVAHGGKVSSFDPSLRRRATALTPLPVVDSLLALGPLAAAGATDFPGLHLLDLRRTGSPVSHVLQWSPHQFAPASAVQAIGSSSDHLFCSYESCRRNANAILAYDLATLQPVTEIARREIYGAELDSAIPATKLQWVPGLNLLMAAGSHSGPSGLSGDIRLWDLRSAEAVWHGKEKADCFADITVSDSLSAMFKVGINSGEVLMADIRNLSSENPWTCIGSGSNLGTGKKEGSGCRIESYGRHVFCSRGADVEMWTEVLMGSLTTKIEDGLEGERVIKRNMMGGSKVAEGKKINLLGFGGNRMVVARKAEQCVEVWETSARV; from the coding sequence ATGCCGCCGTTCGCCAGCGCAGCCTCGATCTTCTCCTCCGTGAACAACACCGCTGCCGATCCCAGCAGCAACGTCGTCACTCTCAACGTCGGTGGCCAGATCTTCCAGACCACCGCGCAGACCCTCTCCGTCGCCGGCTCTGGTTCCCTCCTCTCCTCTTTCGCCTCCTCCGCCTACGGCAGTGCTGCTTCTTCCATCCCTTTCATTGACCGCGACCCGGAGCTCTTTGCCTGCCTCCTCTCCCTCCTCCGCACGGGCCGCCTTCCTTCCCGCGCTGCTTCTGCTTTCGATCCCGACGACCTCCTCGCCGAGGCCCGCTTCTACTCCCTCCATCCGGTTCTTCTCTCAGCCCTTTCCCATCCATCCCTCTTTGACGCTTTCGCTCTCCGGCCCTCCCTCCTCCTCCCCCTTCCCGGCCGCGATTCCCCTTCTGCCCTCGCCCCAGCCCCCGCCCCCGCCGCCGATTCCGATGTCTCCCTTTTTGTCGCCCACGGTGGCAAGGTATCGTCTTTCGACCCTTCCCTCCGCCGCCGCGCGACTGCCCTCACCCCGCTCCCAGTCGTCGACTCCCTCCTGGCCCTCGGCCCCCTCGCCGCCGCCGGGGCCACAGACTTCCCAGGCCTCCACCTCCTTGACCTCCGACGAACCGGAAGTCCCGTCAGCCACGTCCTCCAGTGGTCTCCTCATCAATTCGCCCCTGCGTCTGCCGTCCAGGCCATCGGTTCCTCTTCCGACCATCTATTCTGCAGCTACGAGTCATGCCGGAGGAACGCCAACGCCATCCTCGCCTACGACCTCGCCACACTCCAGCCGGTCACCGAGATCGCCCGTCGCGAGATCTACGGGGCCGAGCTGGACTCCGCAATTCCTGCCACGAAGCTGCAGTGGGTTCCCGGATTGAACTTGCTCATGGCCGCTGGATCCCACAGCGGCCCTTCGGGCCTCTCCGGTGACATCCGGCTCTGGGACTTGAGGTCGGCGGAAGCAGTCTGGCATGGTAAAGAGAAAGCTGACTGCTTTGCAGACATCACAGTCTCTGATAGCCTTTCGGCAATGTTCAAAGTGGGGATCAACTCAGGCGAAGTTCTGATGGCGGATATCCGGAATCTGAGCTCCGAGAATCCCTGGACTTGCATTGGATCCGGCTCTAATTTGGGAACTGGGAAGAAGGAAGGAAGTGGATGCCGGATCGAGAGCTACGGAAGGCATGTGTTCTGCAGCAGAGGCGCCGATGTGGAGATGTGGACGGAAGTGTTGATGGGATCTTTGACGACAAAGATTGAAGATGGACTGGAGGGTGAGAGAGTGATCAAGAGGAACATGATGGGCGGCTCAAAGGTAGCTGAAGGGAAGAAGATAAACCTTCTGGGATTCGGAGGCAACAGAATGGTGGTGGCAAGGAAGGCTGAGCAGTGTGTGGAAGTCTGGGAAACCTCAGCCAGGGTTTGA